From Streptomyces zhihengii, the proteins below share one genomic window:
- a CDS encoding response regulator transcription factor: MTSVLVCDDSPLAREALRRAVATVPGVERVTTAANGEEVLRRWGADRSDLILMDVRMPGLGGVETVRRLLSADPGARIIMLTVAEDLDGVALAVAAGARGYLHKDASRAELRATVTQALADPTWRLAPRRLRSAEMGAAPTLTAREIQVLEGMSHGRSNAEIGRELFLSEDTVKTHARRLFKKLGASDRAHAVALGFRWGLVR; this comes from the coding sequence ATGACTTCCGTCCTCGTCTGCGACGACTCCCCCCTTGCCCGAGAAGCGCTGCGCCGCGCGGTCGCGACCGTGCCCGGTGTCGAACGCGTGACGACCGCGGCCAACGGGGAGGAAGTCCTCCGCCGCTGGGGCGCGGATCGCTCGGACCTCATTCTCATGGACGTGCGCATGCCCGGTCTGGGCGGCGTCGAGACCGTGCGCCGACTGCTGTCGGCCGACCCCGGCGCGCGGATCATCATGCTGACCGTCGCCGAGGACCTGGACGGCGTCGCGCTCGCGGTCGCCGCCGGGGCCCGCGGCTATCTGCACAAGGACGCCTCGCGCGCCGAGCTCCGCGCGACCGTCACCCAGGCGCTCGCCGACCCGACCTGGCGGCTCGCCCCGCGCCGGCTGCGGTCGGCCGAGATGGGAGCGGCCCCCACGCTCACCGCGCGGGAGATCCAGGTGCTCGAAGGCATGAGCCACGGCCGGTCCAACGCGGAGATCGGGCGCGAGCTCTTCCTCTCCGAGGACACGGTGAAGACGCACGCCAGGAGGCTGTTCAAGAAGCTCGGCGCCTCGGACCGGGCGCACGCGGTGGCCCTCGGATTCCGCTGGGGCCTGGTCCGCTGA
- a CDS encoding MOSC domain-containing protein translates to MKLLSVNTGLLTPSEHAATGTTGIDKRPADGPVLVTDPGPKGSGGSGLAGDEISDLRHHGGSDQAVYAFAREDLDAWERELGRPLANGAFGENLTTAGVDVTGALIGERWRVGAELVLEVTSGRIPCRTFGGHLGERGWVRRFTQAGAPGAYLRVISPGEIRVGDAVKIVHRPAHDVTVAMSFRAETVERTLLPRVLAAGDALHPEQLRDALAYVEKYGAGDGAGAV, encoded by the coding sequence ATGAAGCTTCTGTCCGTGAACACCGGTCTCCTCACGCCCTCCGAGCACGCCGCCACCGGCACCACCGGCATCGACAAGCGGCCGGCCGACGGGCCCGTCCTGGTGACGGACCCGGGTCCGAAGGGCAGCGGGGGCAGCGGGCTGGCCGGGGACGAGATCTCCGACCTGCGCCACCACGGCGGCAGCGACCAGGCCGTCTACGCCTTCGCCCGCGAGGACCTGGACGCCTGGGAGCGCGAGCTGGGCAGGCCGCTGGCGAACGGCGCGTTCGGCGAGAACCTCACCACCGCCGGCGTCGACGTGACCGGGGCGCTGATCGGCGAGCGGTGGCGCGTCGGCGCGGAGCTGGTGCTGGAGGTGACCAGCGGCCGCATCCCGTGCCGGACCTTCGGCGGCCACCTCGGCGAGCGCGGCTGGGTGCGGCGGTTCACGCAGGCCGGGGCGCCCGGCGCGTATCTGCGGGTGATCTCGCCCGGCGAGATCCGCGTGGGCGACGCGGTCAAGATCGTGCACCGCCCCGCGCACGACGTCACCGTCGCGATGTCGTTCCGCGCGGAGACGGTGGAGCGGACGCTGCTGCCCCGGGTGCTGGCGGCGGGGGACGCGCTCCATCCGGAGCAACTGCGCGACGCCCTCGCCTACGTGGAGAAGTACGGGGCGGGCGACGGCGCCGGGGCCGTGTGA
- a CDS encoding YciI family protein: MPRFLSMVRIDENEMAGAEFPDEFNDRMGKLLEEITKAGVMLDTAGLMPTSQATRVTWSGGKVSYTDGPFTETKEVVGGYAMMQCKDMAEAVEWARRFVEVHPAEWSVTCEVREIQAG, encoded by the coding sequence ATGCCGCGCTTCCTTTCGATGGTCCGCATCGACGAGAACGAGATGGCCGGAGCCGAGTTCCCCGACGAGTTCAACGACCGGATGGGCAAGCTGCTGGAGGAGATCACCAAGGCCGGCGTCATGCTCGACACGGCGGGGCTGATGCCCACCTCCCAGGCCACCCGGGTGACCTGGTCCGGCGGCAAGGTGTCGTACACCGACGGCCCCTTCACCGAGACCAAGGAGGTCGTCGGCGGCTACGCCATGATGCAGTGCAAGGACATGGCCGAGGCCGTGGAGTGGGCCCGCCGCTTCGTGGAGGTGCACCCCGCCGAGTGGTCGGTGACCTGCGAGGTCCGGGAGATCCAGGCGGGCTGA
- the groES gene encoding co-chaperone GroES: MTTASSKVAIKPLEDRIVVQPLDAEQTTASGLVIPDTAKEKPQEGVVLAVGPGRFENGERLPLDVNVGDVVLYSKYGGTEVKYSGEEYLVLSARDVLAIVEK, encoded by the coding sequence GTGACGACCGCCAGCTCCAAGGTTGCCATCAAGCCGCTCGAGGACCGCATTGTGGTCCAGCCGCTCGACGCCGAGCAGACCACGGCCTCTGGCCTGGTTATTCCGGACACCGCCAAGGAGAAGCCCCAGGAGGGCGTCGTCCTGGCCGTGGGCCCGGGCCGCTTCGAGAACGGCGAGCGTCTTCCGCTCGACGTGAACGTCGGCGATGTCGTGCTCTACAGCAAGTACGGCGGCACCGAAGTGAAGTACAGCGGCGAGGAGTACCTCGTCCTCTCGGCTCGCGACGTGCTCGCGATCGTCGAGAAGTAA
- the groL gene encoding chaperonin GroEL (60 kDa chaperone family; promotes refolding of misfolded polypeptides especially under stressful conditions; forms two stacked rings of heptamers to form a barrel-shaped 14mer; ends can be capped by GroES; misfolded proteins enter the barrel where they are refolded when GroES binds): MAKILKFDEDARRALERGVNKLADTVKVTIGPRGRNVVIDKKFGAPTITNDGVTIAREVEIEDPYENLGAQLVKEVATKTNDIAGDGTTTATVLAQALVREGLRNVAAGASPAALKKGIDAAVKAVSDELLATARPIDDKSDIAAVAALSAQDQQVGELIAEAMDKVGKDGVITVEESNTFGLELDFTEGMAFDKGYLSPYMVTDQERMEAVLDDPYILIHQGKIASIQDLLPLLEKVIQAGGSKPLLIIAEDVEGEALSTLVVNKIRGTFNAVAVKAPGFGDRRKAMLGDMATLTGATVIAEEVGLKLDQAGLDVLGSARRVTVTKDDTTIVDGGGDSADVTGRVNQIKAEIESTDSDWDREKLQERLAKLAGGVCVIKVGAATEVELKEKKHRLEDAISATRAAVEEGIVSGGGSALVHAVKVLEDNLGKQGDEATGVAVVRRAAVEPLRWIAENAGLEGYVITSKVAELDKGNGFNAATGEYGDLVKAGVIDPVKVTRSALENAASIASLLLTTETLVVEKPAEEEADAGHGHGHSH, encoded by the coding sequence ATGGCGAAGATCCTGAAGTTCGACGAGGACGCCCGTCGCGCCCTCGAGCGTGGCGTCAACAAGCTTGCCGACACGGTCAAGGTGACGATCGGCCCCCGCGGCCGCAACGTCGTCATCGACAAGAAGTTCGGCGCTCCCACCATCACCAACGACGGTGTCACGATCGCCCGTGAGGTCGAGATCGAGGACCCGTACGAGAACCTCGGCGCGCAGCTCGTGAAGGAGGTGGCGACCAAGACCAACGACATCGCGGGTGACGGTACGACCACCGCCACCGTGCTGGCCCAGGCCCTGGTCCGCGAGGGTCTGCGCAACGTCGCCGCCGGCGCCTCCCCGGCCGCCCTGAAGAAGGGCATCGACGCCGCCGTCAAGGCCGTCTCCGACGAGCTGCTCGCGACCGCGCGTCCCATCGACGACAAGAGCGACATCGCCGCCGTCGCCGCGCTGTCCGCCCAGGACCAGCAGGTCGGCGAGCTCATCGCCGAGGCGATGGACAAGGTCGGCAAGGACGGTGTCATCACCGTCGAGGAGTCCAACACCTTCGGTCTGGAGCTGGACTTCACCGAGGGCATGGCCTTCGACAAGGGCTACCTGTCCCCGTACATGGTGACCGACCAGGAGCGTATGGAGGCCGTCCTCGACGACCCGTACATCCTGATCCACCAGGGCAAGATCGCCTCGATCCAGGACCTGCTGCCGCTGCTGGAGAAGGTCATCCAGGCGGGTGGCTCCAAGCCGCTGCTGATCATCGCCGAGGACGTCGAGGGCGAGGCCCTGTCGACCCTGGTCGTGAACAAGATCCGCGGCACGTTCAACGCGGTGGCCGTCAAGGCCCCCGGCTTCGGCGACCGCCGCAAGGCGATGCTCGGCGACATGGCCACCCTCACCGGTGCCACCGTCATCGCCGAGGAGGTCGGCCTCAAGCTCGACCAGGCCGGTCTGGACGTGCTGGGCAGCGCCCGCCGCGTGACCGTCACCAAGGACGACACCACCATCGTCGACGGCGGCGGCGACTCCGCCGACGTGACCGGCCGTGTCAACCAGATCAAGGCCGAGATCGAGTCCACGGACTCCGACTGGGACCGCGAGAAGCTCCAGGAGCGCCTCGCGAAGCTGGCCGGCGGCGTGTGCGTGATCAAGGTCGGCGCCGCCACCGAGGTGGAGCTGAAGGAGAAGAAGCACCGTCTGGAGGACGCCATCTCCGCGACCCGCGCCGCGGTCGAGGAGGGCATCGTCTCCGGTGGTGGCTCCGCTCTGGTCCACGCCGTCAAGGTGCTCGAGGACAACCTCGGCAAGCAGGGCGACGAGGCCACCGGTGTGGCGGTCGTCCGCCGCGCCGCGGTCGAGCCGCTGCGCTGGATCGCCGAGAACGCCGGCCTCGAGGGCTACGTCATCACCTCCAAGGTGGCGGAACTCGACAAGGGCAACGGCTTCAACGCCGCGACCGGCGAGTACGGCGACCTGGTCAAGGCCGGCGTCATCGACCCCGTCAAGGTGACGCGCTCCGCCCTGGAGAACGCCGCCTCCATCGCCTCCCTGCTGCTCACGACCGAGACCCTGGTCGTCGAGAAGCCGGCCGAGGAGGAGGCCGACGCCGGTCACGGACACGGCCACAGCCACTGA
- a CDS encoding class I SAM-dependent methyltransferase: MNDLDPLAAFSALRTEEGAALLASLASYDPAGELAVATRLRRDHPAALVSAALGQARLRQRAAAKFGAEDAARMFFTPNGVEQSTRRPVAEYRAARFAALGVRGVADLCGGIGGDALALARAGIRVLAVDRDPLTAETARANAAALGLDGLIEVRCADVADVDVSGWDAVFVDPARRGGRGRIFDPEAYSPPLSWAVGAARSRPHAALKVAPGIPHEAVPEGAEAEWISDGGDVKEAVLWFGTSPGTVRATLLPGPHTLTGRGLPDPAVRPLGRYLYEPDGAVIRSHLVAEAAEEVSGGLIDASIAYITSDVLRPTPYATAYEITDQLPFGVKKLKALLRERRVGNLTVKKRGSAVEPEELRRKVKPQGPEAATVFLTRVAGAPAMLVGRPV, from the coding sequence GTGAACGACCTCGATCCGCTCGCCGCCTTCTCCGCCCTGCGCACCGAGGAGGGCGCCGCCCTGCTCGCCTCGCTGGCCTCCTACGACCCGGCCGGCGAACTCGCCGTCGCCACCCGGCTGCGCCGCGACCACCCCGCCGCCCTGGTGTCGGCGGCCCTCGGCCAGGCGAGGCTGCGGCAGCGGGCCGCGGCGAAGTTCGGCGCCGAGGACGCCGCGCGGATGTTCTTCACCCCGAACGGCGTCGAGCAGTCCACCCGCCGCCCGGTCGCCGAGTACCGTGCCGCCCGCTTCGCGGCGCTCGGGGTGCGCGGCGTGGCCGATCTCTGCGGCGGCATCGGCGGGGACGCCCTGGCGCTCGCCCGCGCGGGCATCCGGGTGCTGGCCGTCGACCGCGACCCGCTCACCGCCGAGACCGCCCGCGCCAACGCGGCCGCGCTCGGCCTGGACGGCCTGATCGAGGTGCGCTGCGCGGACGTGGCGGACGTCGACGTCTCCGGCTGGGACGCGGTGTTCGTGGACCCGGCACGGCGCGGCGGACGCGGCAGGATCTTCGACCCCGAGGCGTACTCGCCGCCGCTGTCCTGGGCGGTCGGGGCGGCGCGGAGCCGTCCGCACGCCGCGCTGAAGGTGGCGCCCGGCATCCCGCACGAGGCCGTCCCCGAGGGCGCCGAGGCGGAGTGGATCTCCGACGGCGGGGACGTGAAGGAGGCGGTGCTCTGGTTCGGCACGTCCCCGGGCACCGTCCGGGCCACCCTCCTCCCGGGCCCGCACACGCTGACCGGCCGGGGGCTCCCCGACCCCGCCGTCCGCCCGCTCGGCCGCTACCTCTACGAGCCGGACGGGGCCGTCATCCGCTCCCATCTGGTCGCCGAGGCGGCCGAGGAGGTGTCGGGCGGGCTGATCGACGCCTCGATCGCCTACATCACCTCGGACGTGCTGCGGCCGACCCCGTACGCGACCGCGTACGAGATCACCGACCAACTCCCCTTCGGCGTCAAGAAGCTGAAGGCCCTGCTGCGCGAGCGGCGGGTGGGGAACCTGACGGTCAAGAAGCGCGGCTCGGCCGTCGAGCCCGAGGAACTGCGCCGCAAGGTCAAGCCGCAGGGCCCCGAGGCCGCGACGGTGTTCCTCACCCGGGTCGCGGGGGCGCCGGCCATGCTGGTGGGCCGACCGGTCTGA
- a CDS encoding polysaccharide deacetylase family protein: MQLVGQKVNVGARRVRVIVAALVVAALGAGCAAEGPGGARPASPSAEAQAGRGPGAQEGAGTSGALAAYVEKVRRNQALRAAAARKWGLARTPLAAPPPPAAKPRITTRKGFEVKGGENLPPVFTTVPTKEKIVFLTIDDGAEKDPELLRMMTELQIPYSAFLSDYVIGDDYGYFAKMRDSGVALHNHTLNHRYLPGLSYAQQQREICGQQEKLQKRYGTRPRLFRPPYGNYNGDTLRVAKSCGVEAVPLWASEAFPDHMEWREWDRDLHPGDIILTHFRGKDDWKGSMPDMIRRVMKTVTEKGYAVARLEDYV; the protein is encoded by the coding sequence ATGCAGCTAGTAGGACAAAAGGTAAATGTGGGAGCGCGCCGGGTCCGTGTGATCGTCGCCGCGCTCGTGGTCGCCGCCCTCGGTGCGGGCTGTGCCGCCGAGGGGCCGGGGGGCGCTCGCCCCGCGAGCCCCTCGGCGGAGGCGCAGGCCGGGCGCGGTCCGGGGGCGCAGGAGGGCGCCGGCACGTCCGGCGCGCTGGCCGCGTACGTGGAGAAGGTCAGACGCAACCAGGCCCTGCGCGCCGCGGCCGCCCGGAAGTGGGGTCTCGCGCGGACGCCGCTCGCCGCGCCCCCGCCCCCGGCGGCGAAGCCGAGGATCACCACCCGCAAGGGCTTCGAGGTCAAGGGCGGCGAGAACCTCCCGCCCGTCTTCACCACCGTGCCCACCAAGGAGAAGATCGTCTTCCTGACGATCGACGACGGCGCGGAGAAGGACCCCGAGCTGCTGCGGATGATGACCGAACTCCAGATCCCGTACAGCGCCTTCCTCAGCGACTACGTCATCGGCGACGACTACGGGTACTTCGCGAAGATGCGCGACAGCGGGGTGGCGCTGCACAACCACACCCTCAACCACCGCTATCTGCCCGGCCTTTCGTACGCCCAGCAGCAGCGGGAGATCTGCGGCCAGCAGGAGAAGCTCCAGAAGCGGTACGGCACCAGGCCCCGGCTGTTCCGCCCGCCGTACGGCAACTACAACGGCGACACGCTGCGGGTGGCGAAGTCCTGCGGCGTCGAGGCCGTGCCGCTGTGGGCCTCCGAGGCGTTCCCCGACCACATGGAGTGGCGGGAGTGGGACCGCGATCTGCACCCGGGCGACATCATCCTCACCCACTTCCGCGGCAAGGACGACTGGAAGGGCAGCATGCCCGACATGATCCGGCGGGTGATGAAGACCGTGACGGAGAAGGGGTACGCCGTCGCCCGGCTGGAGGACTACGTCTGA
- a CDS encoding RNA polymerase sigma factor, with amino-acid sequence MAVTAAGAQKTAETVEAVFRIESARIIAGVTRVVRDVGIAEEIAQDALVAALEQWPESGVPDRPGAWLMATAKHRAIDLVRRRETYARKLAEVGRTLEDAPPPEEPAGPDDIDDDLLRLIFTACHPVLSTDARIALTLRLLGGLTTEEIARAFLAAEPTVAQRIVRAKRGLARAGVAFEVPYGADRAERLGSVLEVIYLVFNEGYAATAGDDLVRPALCEDALRLARVLQGLMPAEPEVHGLAALLEFQASRIPARTGPGGEPVLLADQNRSRWNGLLMRRGVEALHRAGGGPYGPYTLQAAIAACHARAGRYEDTDWATIAALYAQLARLTPSPVVELNRAVALSMAEGPSAGLALVDALRDEPALKDYHLLPSVRGDLLARLGRHEEACDEFERAAGMTRNARERELLLDRADRARAGRP; translated from the coding sequence GTGGCCGTGACGGCAGCAGGAGCGCAGAAGACGGCCGAGACGGTCGAGGCGGTTTTCCGGATCGAGTCCGCGCGGATCATCGCCGGTGTCACCCGGGTCGTGCGGGACGTGGGGATCGCCGAGGAGATCGCGCAGGACGCTCTCGTCGCCGCGCTGGAACAGTGGCCGGAGTCGGGTGTCCCGGACAGACCGGGCGCCTGGCTCATGGCCACCGCCAAGCACCGCGCGATCGACCTCGTACGCCGCCGGGAGACGTACGCGCGCAAGCTCGCCGAGGTCGGGCGCACCCTGGAGGACGCGCCGCCGCCCGAGGAGCCCGCCGGGCCGGACGACATCGACGACGACCTGCTGCGGCTCATCTTCACGGCCTGCCACCCGGTGCTGTCGACCGACGCCCGGATCGCGCTGACGCTCCGGCTTCTCGGCGGTCTGACGACCGAGGAGATCGCCCGCGCCTTCCTCGCCGCCGAACCGACCGTCGCCCAGCGCATCGTGCGCGCCAAGCGGGGTCTCGCCCGGGCCGGTGTCGCCTTCGAGGTGCCCTACGGGGCCGACCGGGCCGAGCGGCTGGGATCCGTGCTGGAGGTCATCTACCTGGTCTTCAACGAGGGGTACGCGGCGACCGCCGGCGACGACCTCGTCCGCCCGGCGCTCTGCGAGGACGCGCTGCGGCTGGCCAGGGTGCTCCAGGGGCTGATGCCCGCCGAGCCGGAGGTGCACGGGCTGGCGGCCCTGCTGGAGTTCCAGGCGTCCCGCATCCCGGCGCGCACGGGGCCCGGGGGAGAGCCGGTGCTGCTGGCCGACCAGAACCGATCGCGCTGGAACGGCCTGCTGATGCGGCGCGGCGTCGAGGCCCTGCACCGGGCCGGCGGCGGCCCGTACGGGCCCTACACGCTCCAGGCGGCGATCGCGGCCTGCCACGCGCGGGCGGGGCGCTACGAGGACACCGACTGGGCCACCATCGCCGCCCTCTACGCGCAGTTGGCGCGGCTCACCCCGTCCCCGGTGGTCGAGCTGAACCGCGCGGTCGCGCTCTCCATGGCCGAGGGGCCCTCGGCCGGCCTCGCGCTGGTGGACGCCCTGAGGGACGAACCGGCCCTGAAGGACTACCACTTGCTGCCCAGCGTGCGGGGCGACCTGCTGGCCCGGCTGGGCCGTCACGAGGAGGCGTGCGACGAGTTCGAGCGGGCCGCCGGGATGACGCGCAACGCCCGGGAGAGGGAACTGCTGCTCGACCGCGCCGACCGCGCCCGCGCCGGACGGCCCTGA
- a CDS encoding ester cyclase yields MKFVQIIDYKTADFDGMNSVMERWVEQTKGKRTTGHAVTGKDRTDSRHYVDIVEFNSYEEAMENSHLPETDKMFQEMVALCDGMPSFTDLDVVREEQLNAAVARRFFHEVAVGGNMDAIGEMFTDDYTDHDVANEAASETGTEVIRRDVTMWRDAFDFTFELDRQVCEGDDVVMLWTWSGKHKAEFMGIPASGDECTMTGTTVFRFEGGKIKEGWWHFDVLGLMKQLGAA; encoded by the coding sequence ATGAAATTCGTGCAGATCATCGACTACAAGACCGCCGACTTCGACGGCATGAACAGCGTGATGGAGCGGTGGGTCGAGCAGACCAAGGGGAAGCGGACCACCGGCCACGCCGTCACCGGCAAGGACCGCACCGACAGCAGGCACTACGTCGACATCGTGGAGTTCAACTCCTACGAGGAGGCGATGGAGAACTCCCATCTCCCGGAGACGGACAAGATGTTCCAGGAGATGGTGGCGCTCTGCGACGGCATGCCGTCCTTCACCGACCTGGACGTCGTCCGCGAGGAGCAGCTCAACGCGGCGGTCGCGCGGCGCTTCTTCCACGAGGTCGCCGTCGGCGGGAACATGGACGCGATCGGCGAGATGTTCACCGACGACTACACCGACCACGACGTCGCCAACGAGGCCGCCTCCGAGACCGGCACCGAGGTGATCCGGCGGGACGTCACCATGTGGCGCGACGCCTTCGACTTCACCTTCGAGCTGGACCGGCAGGTGTGCGAGGGGGACGACGTGGTGATGCTCTGGACCTGGAGCGGCAAGCACAAGGCCGAGTTCATGGGCATCCCGGCGAGCGGTGACGAGTGCACCATGACGGGCACGACCGTCTTCCGCTTCGAGGGCGGGAAGATCAAGGAAGGCTGGTGGCACTTCGACGTGCTCGGGCTGATGAAACAGCTCGGCGCGGCCTGA
- a CDS encoding LysR family transcriptional regulator: MIEARHLRVLRAVAATGSFSAAARDLGCTQPAVSQQMKALEGSAGTPLLIRTGREMRLTQAGEALVRHASGILAGLTAAEEEIAAIAGLRAGRVRLVSFPSASSTLVPAALAALRAAHPGTRVSLVDAEPPRSVEMLRDGDCDIALAFRYGASGTEWDDLTVRPLFTDRLVGLVPEGHRLAAEDTVAIGDLGDEPWIAGCPRCRRQLVEVCEEAGFTPRIDFATDDYPAVIGLVGAGLGVAVLPELALDSVLTKGARTVTVEPPVHREIVALTLPDLSQVPAVAATLDELARAATR; encoded by the coding sequence GTGATCGAGGCTCGTCATCTCCGTGTCCTGCGCGCCGTCGCCGCCACCGGCTCCTTCTCCGCGGCGGCCCGCGACCTGGGCTGCACCCAGCCCGCCGTGAGTCAGCAGATGAAGGCGCTGGAGGGCTCGGCCGGCACCCCGCTGCTCATCCGCACCGGCCGTGAGATGCGGCTGACCCAGGCCGGCGAGGCCCTGGTGCGCCACGCCTCCGGCATCCTGGCGGGGCTCACCGCCGCCGAGGAGGAGATCGCGGCCATCGCCGGGCTCCGGGCCGGCCGGGTGCGCCTGGTGTCCTTCCCGAGCGCCAGCTCCACGCTGGTCCCCGCGGCGCTGGCCGCCCTGCGCGCCGCACACCCCGGCACCCGGGTCTCCCTCGTCGACGCGGAGCCGCCCCGCTCGGTGGAGATGCTCCGCGACGGGGACTGCGACATCGCCCTCGCCTTCCGCTACGGCGCCTCCGGCACCGAGTGGGACGACCTGACCGTCCGGCCGCTGTTCACCGACCGGCTGGTGGGGCTGGTGCCCGAGGGGCACCGGCTGGCCGCCGAGGACACGGTGGCCATCGGCGACCTCGGCGACGAGCCGTGGATCGCCGGCTGCCCGCGCTGCCGGCGCCAGCTCGTGGAGGTCTGCGAGGAGGCCGGCTTCACCCCCCGCATCGACTTCGCCACCGACGACTACCCGGCGGTGATCGGCCTGGTCGGCGCGGGTCTCGGGGTGGCGGTGCTGCCCGAGCTCGCGCTGGACTCCGTCCTGACGAAGGGCGCGCGCACCGTCACGGTGGAGCCGCCGGTGCACCGCGAGATCGTCGCCCTCACCCTGCCGGACCTGTCCCAGGTCCCGGCGGTCGCGGCCACCCTCGACGAACTCGCCCGCGCCGCGACCCGCTGA
- a CDS encoding WhiB family transcriptional regulator, translated as MADFSRLPGPNADLWDWQLLAACRGVDSSLFFHPEGERGAARSARENSAKEVCMRCPVRAECAAHALAVREPYGVWGGLTEDEREELMGRARHRLIPATSAGGTARG; from the coding sequence ATGGCAGATTTCTCTCGCCTTCCCGGACCCAACGCCGATCTGTGGGACTGGCAGCTCCTCGCGGCATGCCGCGGGGTCGACAGCTCGCTCTTCTTCCATCCGGAGGGCGAACGCGGCGCAGCGCGCAGCGCGCGCGAGAACTCGGCGAAAGAGGTCTGCATGAGGTGCCCGGTCCGGGCGGAGTGCGCGGCGCACGCGCTGGCCGTCCGTGAGCCGTACGGCGTCTGGGGCGGACTGACGGAGGACGAGCGCGAGGAGCTCATGGGCCGCGCCCGTCACCGCTTGATCCCCGCGACGAGCGCGGGTGGCACGGCGAGGGGCTGA
- a CDS encoding SDR family NAD(P)-dependent oxidoreductase produces MTTALITGATAGIGAAFARRLAADGHNLVLVARDTARLREQATELHDRHGIEAEVLTADLSAEEGIGAVERRLGDRRHPVDLLVNNAGFGNKGRFLEVTMADELTMLKVHCEAVLRLTAAAAGPMKERGRGGVVNVASVAAFVPRGTYGASKAWVVQFTQGAARDLAGSGVRLMALCPGFVRTEFHERAGMGTDNIPGWMWLDADKLVSAALADLARGRTVSVPDPRYKALMGVVKLTPRGLLGGMSSRAGRSYGPQ; encoded by the coding sequence ATGACGACTGCACTGATCACGGGCGCGACCGCGGGCATCGGCGCCGCGTTCGCACGGCGCCTCGCGGCCGACGGCCACAACCTCGTACTGGTCGCCCGTGACACGGCACGGCTGCGCGAACAGGCCACCGAACTCCACGACCGGCACGGCATCGAGGCCGAGGTGCTGACCGCCGACCTGTCGGCGGAGGAGGGCATCGGGGCCGTGGAGCGGCGCCTCGGGGACCGCAGGCACCCGGTGGACCTGCTCGTCAACAACGCCGGCTTCGGGAACAAGGGCCGATTCCTCGAGGTCACCATGGCCGACGAGCTGACGATGCTCAAGGTGCACTGCGAGGCCGTGCTGCGGCTGACCGCGGCGGCGGCCGGGCCGATGAAGGAGCGCGGGCGCGGCGGCGTGGTGAACGTGGCCTCGGTCGCCGCGTTCGTCCCGCGCGGCACCTACGGCGCCTCCAAGGCGTGGGTCGTGCAGTTCACCCAGGGCGCGGCGCGTGATCTGGCGGGGTCGGGCGTGCGGCTGATGGCGCTGTGCCCCGGCTTCGTGCGGACCGAGTTCCACGAGCGCGCCGGGATGGGGACGGACAACATCCCCGGCTGGATGTGGCTGGACGCCGACAAGCTGGTGTCGGCGGCGCTCGCGGACCTGGCGCGGGGCAGGACGGTGTCCGTCCCGGACCCGCGGTACAAGGCGCTGATGGGCGTGGTGAAGCTGACGCCGCGCGGGCTGCTGGGCGGGATGTCCTCACGGGCGGGGCGCTCGTACGGACCGCAGTGA